A window of Clostridium sp. 'White wine YQ' contains these coding sequences:
- a CDS encoding DUF4363 family protein: MRKFFVISIPIITIVLFILIMLSGNFLKRIPMDNITIPGAIDQIINDIEGEKWEDASKKIDQLSTSWDKMVKFVQFSSERDEINLFDADIAKLRGSIIAKDKASSLIELNEAYEHWEELGQ, from the coding sequence TTGAGAAAATTTTTTGTAATATCCATACCTATTATAACCATAGTTCTCTTTATATTAATTATGCTTAGTGGGAATTTTCTAAAAAGGATTCCAATGGATAATATAACTATACCCGGGGCTATAGACCAAATAATTAACGATATTGAAGGGGAAAAATGGGAAGATGCTTCTAAAAAGATAGATCAATTATCAACTTCTTGGGATAAGATGGTGAAGTTTGTTCAATTTAGCTCAGAAAGAGATGAGATTAATCTATTCGATGCTGATATAGCAAAGCTTCGTGGATCAATTATTGCCAAGGATAAAGCTAGTTCATTAATTGAACTAAATGAAGCTTATGAACACTGGGAAGAATTAGGTCAATAG
- the amrS gene encoding AmmeMemoRadiSam system radical SAM enzyme, translated as MKKEAMFYEKLDDKVHCYLCPHNCVIKNGHIGKCNVRKHEDGILYTLNYGEITAASLDPIEKKPLYYFKPNTQIFSVGSYGCNFTCGFCQNYSISQSVAKSDYVPPENLIEAVLTTKNNVGLAFTYNEPSIWYEYMYDTSKLLKETDTSKSVVIVTNGYISEEPIREILPYVDAMNIDLKSFSNKYYKDLCGGSLKPVLKTIEIAAKECHVEITTLLVSGENDNLEEVEEISKFLSSISPDIPLHLSRYFPRYKLENSPTDINFMKKAEELAKRYLNKVNLGNI; from the coding sequence ATGAAAAAAGAGGCTATGTTTTATGAAAAATTAGATGATAAAGTACATTGTTATTTGTGTCCTCATAATTGTGTAATTAAAAATGGGCATATAGGAAAATGTAATGTAAGAAAACATGAGGATGGAATATTGTACACTTTGAATTATGGAGAGATAACTGCAGCATCATTAGATCCTATAGAGAAGAAACCGCTTTATTATTTCAAACCTAATACTCAGATATTTTCTGTAGGCAGTTATGGATGTAATTTTACTTGTGGATTTTGTCAAAATTATAGTATTTCTCAGTCAGTTGCTAAAAGTGATTACGTCCCTCCAGAAAATTTGATTGAAGCAGTACTAACTACAAAAAATAATGTTGGATTGGCTTTTACCTATAATGAACCTAGTATTTGGTATGAATATATGTATGATACGTCTAAACTTTTAAAAGAAACGGATACTAGTAAATCGGTAGTAATTGTAACTAATGGATATATAAGCGAAGAACCCATAAGAGAGATACTTCCATATGTTGATGCCATGAATATAGATTTAAAGAGTTTTAGCAATAAGTATTATAAGGACTTATGTGGTGGAAGTTTAAAACCTGTGCTTAAAACCATAGAAATAGCAGCAAAAGAATGTCATGTAGAAATTACAACCCTATTAGTTAGTGGAGAAAATGATAATTTAGAAGAAGTAGAGGAAATCTCTAAGTTTTTAAGTTCAATTAGTCCAGATATCCCACTTCACCTTTCAAGGTATTTTCCTAGATATAAGCTTGAAAACTCACCAACAGATATTAATTTTATGAAAAAAGCAGAGGAATTAGCTAAAAGATATTTAAATAAAGTTAATTTGGGGAATATATAA
- a CDS encoding radical SAM/SPASM domain-containing protein — MKKFKKIYIEITNVCNLACTFCPKTNRPPSFMTFETFDKILTQIKPYGEYIYFHIKGEPLLHPEIDKFLDLSFEKGFKVNITTNGTLINKVKDILISKPALRQVNFSLHSFDGNEDSKNKDEYINNIINFAKEAKQNNIISALRLWNLDENDEKNLELFKNKHILEVLEKEFNLDYKIQDKINPVRGIKIDDSVYLNQDHEFIWPGLQEKEDDGIGFCYALRSQVGILVDGTVIPCCLDGEGIINLGNINTENFGEIIENERANNLFNGFSNRTAVEELCRKCGYRKRF; from the coding sequence ATGAAGAAATTCAAAAAAATATATATAGAAATTACTAACGTATGTAATCTAGCTTGTACGTTTTGTCCAAAAACAAATAGACCTCCAAGTTTTATGACCTTCGAAACCTTTGACAAAATACTTACCCAGATTAAACCTTATGGAGAGTACATTTATTTTCATATAAAAGGTGAACCTTTATTGCATCCTGAGATAGATAAGTTTTTAGATCTAAGTTTTGAAAAAGGATTTAAAGTTAACATAACTACAAATGGAACTCTTATAAATAAGGTTAAAGATATACTGATTTCAAAACCTGCACTTAGACAAGTTAACTTTTCTCTTCATAGTTTTGACGGCAATGAAGATTCTAAGAATAAAGATGAATATATAAATAATATTATAAACTTTGCTAAAGAAGCAAAGCAAAACAACATAATCTCAGCTCTTAGGTTGTGGAATTTAGATGAAAATGATGAAAAAAATCTTGAACTATTTAAGAATAAGCATATACTTGAAGTTTTAGAAAAAGAATTTAATCTAGATTATAAAATTCAAGATAAGATAAATCCTGTTCGTGGTATTAAAATAGATGATTCAGTATATTTAAATCAGGATCATGAATTTATTTGGCCTGGTTTACAGGAAAAAGAAGATGACGGAATAGGCTTTTGTTATGCACTTAGAAGTCAGGTTGGTATCTTAGTTGATGGAACTGTTATACCTTGCTGTTTAGATGGAGAAGGTATCATTAATCTAGGTAATATTAATACTGAAAATTTTGGTGAAATTATTGAAAATGAAAGAGCTAATAATTTATTTAATGGTTTTTCTAATAGAACTGCTGTAGAAGAACTCTGCAGAAAATGTGGTTATCGAAAAAGATTCTGA
- a CDS encoding MATE family efflux transporter yields MATDMTNGNISKHLIKFAVPLILGNIFQLTYNAADSIIVGRFVGTDALAAVGTANPIMNIVIFFIVGICMGASVLMSEYFGAGNIKKFKREVSTTFIAGFIFTVIMIIICMILTKPILRLINTPEKILPDAAMFLRIIFFGLIFTFLYNIYSSTLRSIGDSKTPLIFLIISSILNIVMDIIFVVFLKFGVAGAGIATVLAEMFSSVFCIVYVYRKIPILHFKKNEFILDKLLLRKTINYSWATAMQQTCLYVGKFLVQGAVNPLGVEAIATFNAVNRVDDFAFTPQQSIAHGLTTFLAQNRGAKKKERVKKAFIEGMKIETIYWIVLLIAVYFGAHSIMNLFVPDKGSKVVELGVMYLELMAFFYLLPSWTNGIQGYFRGMGDFKVTLISTFLQISTRVIFSYLLAPRMEIVGIAVACLFGWIVMLAYEVPVCIKHRRAYNV; encoded by the coding sequence GTGGCAACAGATATGACAAATGGAAATATTTCAAAGCACTTAATTAAATTTGCGGTTCCTTTAATATTAGGGAATATCTTTCAACTTACATATAATGCAGCAGATTCTATAATTGTAGGACGATTTGTAGGTACTGATGCGCTAGCGGCAGTTGGTACTGCAAATCCGATAATGAATATTGTAATTTTCTTTATTGTGGGAATCTGTATGGGAGCTTCAGTCCTTATGAGTGAATATTTTGGTGCAGGAAACATTAAAAAGTTTAAGAGAGAGGTTTCAACTACCTTTATAGCAGGATTCATATTTACAGTCATAATGATTATAATTTGTATGATTCTTACTAAGCCTATACTTAGATTAATTAATACCCCAGAAAAAATTCTCCCTGATGCTGCAATGTTCTTAAGAATTATATTTTTTGGACTTATTTTTACTTTTTTATATAATATATATTCATCAACCTTAAGAAGTATTGGGGACTCAAAGACACCTTTAATATTCTTAATAATATCATCTATTTTAAATATAGTTATGGATATAATTTTTGTTGTTTTTTTAAAGTTTGGAGTAGCGGGTGCAGGAATTGCAACAGTACTTGCTGAAATGTTTTCAAGTGTTTTTTGTATAGTATATGTTTATAGGAAGATACCAATTTTACATTTTAAGAAAAATGAGTTTATATTAGATAAATTACTTTTGAGAAAAACTATAAATTATAGCTGGGCAACTGCAATGCAACAAACTTGTTTATATGTTGGAAAGTTTTTAGTACAAGGAGCAGTAAATCCACTTGGGGTAGAGGCTATAGCAACATTTAATGCAGTAAATCGTGTTGATGATTTTGCATTTACACCTCAGCAAAGTATAGCACATGGATTAACAACTTTTTTGGCACAAAATAGAGGGGCTAAGAAAAAGGAAAGAGTTAAAAAAGCTTTTATAGAAGGAATGAAGATTGAAACTATATATTGGATAGTTCTCTTGATAGCTGTGTATTTTGGAGCACATAGTATTATGAATTTATTTGTCCCAGACAAAGGTTCGAAAGTTGTAGAGCTTGGAGTGATGTATCTTGAACTTATGGCATTTTTCTACTTGCTTCCTAGTTGGACAAACGGTATACAAGGGTATTTCAGAGGAATGGGTGACTTTAAAGTTACATTAATTTCAACATTCCTACAAATATCTACTAGAGTTATATTTTCATATTTACTAGCACCTAGAATGGAGATAGTTGGTATAGCAGTAGCATGCTTATTTGGCTGGATAGTAATGCTTGCTTATGAAGTTCCAGTGTGCATAAAACATAGACGAGCTTATAATGTATAA
- a CDS encoding YetF domain-containing protein: protein MNEGLVVLIRSIIGFFTLLIFAKLLGKQQISQLAFFDYVLGITIGSIAASLTTDLSSRAWPHWIGLLVWAVLGYLMEYITMKWRYAAKYIEGEPTIVIMNGKIMEDALRKMKYRVTDIMELLRNKDIFDLTQVDFAIIEPNGQLSVLKKPEYEPLTAKDMNITKTSTGISTEIIYDGILIQENLKQLNKSTNWINKQLKTHGINDISEVFLATLTPSGSLYIDRYKDHIKKVTDIGDYKGPY, encoded by the coding sequence TTGAATGAAGGTTTAGTAGTTCTAATTCGCTCAATTATTGGATTTTTCACATTATTAATCTTTGCCAAGCTACTAGGAAAACAACAAATAAGTCAATTGGCATTTTTTGATTATGTTCTAGGAATTACAATTGGTTCCATTGCAGCTTCCCTAACAACTGATCTTTCAAGTAGGGCTTGGCCACATTGGATTGGTCTTTTAGTTTGGGCTGTACTAGGTTATTTAATGGAATATATAACTATGAAGTGGAGATATGCAGCAAAATATATTGAAGGAGAACCAACCATAGTTATAATGAATGGCAAAATAATGGAAGACGCTCTTAGAAAAATGAAGTATCGGGTTACTGACATTATGGAATTACTAAGAAATAAGGATATATTTGATTTGACACAGGTTGATTTTGCAATAATTGAACCTAATGGTCAACTATCTGTTCTAAAGAAGCCTGAATATGAGCCTCTAACAGCAAAAGATATGAATATAACTAAAACTTCGACTGGTATAAGTACTGAAATCATTTATGATGGAATATTAATCCAAGAAAATTTAAAACAATTAAATAAAAGTACAAATTGGATAAATAAGCAGTTAAAAACTCATGGAATAAATGATATTTCTGAAGTTTTTCTAGCAACTTTAACTCCATCTGGTTCCTTATATATTGATAGATACAAGGATCATATAAAAAAAGTAACGGATATTGGAGATTATAAAGGTCCATATTAA
- a CDS encoding amidohydrolase, whose product MKNILLKNGLIYNFEKDSYEKKDILIKDKKISQVSENITATANDLEVIELNEAYISPGIIDCHTHLGIIEECTGKIGQDNNETSDPVTPELNGIDGINPLDVSFEDAVRSGVTCVMSGPGSNNVVGGRNVAIKTYGRIIDKMIVKNPVGFKIALGENPLSTYGIKEKAPVTRMGVAALVRDLFMRTEDYIARKEANKLDERDIKLEAVIPVIKGEIPLRVHAHRADDIVTAIRIAEEFHISKMVIEHGTEAHLIKEYIKEKNIPIAYGPLLTPRIKMELKARKYSNIVELVGEGITTALITDHPYNSIDCLRSIASIAEGEGLSHKDALKAITINAAEIINCGDRLGKIEAGYDADIVVYDMEPLDIKSKVKYTIIDGTVVYDAKEQKK is encoded by the coding sequence ATGAAAAATATATTGTTAAAGAATGGATTAATCTATAATTTTGAAAAAGATAGTTATGAAAAAAAAGACATTCTTATAAAAGATAAAAAAATAAGTCAAGTTTCTGAAAATATAACTGCTACTGCAAATGACTTAGAAGTTATAGAGTTAAATGAAGCATATATCTCACCTGGGATTATTGATTGTCATACTCACCTTGGAATAATAGAAGAATGTACCGGGAAAATTGGGCAAGATAACAATGAAACTTCGGATCCAGTTACGCCTGAGCTTAATGGTATTGATGGAATAAATCCTCTTGATGTGTCTTTTGAAGATGCAGTAAGGTCTGGAGTAACTTGTGTAATGAGCGGACCCGGAAGTAATAATGTTGTTGGGGGAAGAAATGTTGCCATAAAAACTTATGGAAGAATTATAGATAAAATGATAGTTAAAAATCCAGTAGGGTTTAAAATAGCATTGGGAGAAAATCCACTATCAACCTATGGAATTAAAGAAAAAGCTCCAGTAACAAGAATGGGAGTAGCTGCATTAGTAAGAGATTTGTTTATGAGAACAGAAGATTATATAGCTCGTAAAGAAGCAAATAAACTAGATGAAAGAGATATAAAATTAGAAGCAGTAATTCCTGTTATAAAAGGTGAGATACCTCTTCGTGTTCATGCTCATAGAGCAGATGATATAGTAACAGCAATAAGAATTGCAGAAGAATTTCATATAAGTAAAATGGTAATCGAACACGGTACAGAAGCACATTTAATAAAGGAGTACATAAAAGAAAAAAATATACCTATTGCTTATGGCCCACTACTAACACCTAGAATAAAAATGGAACTTAAGGCTAGAAAATATTCTAATATAGTAGAATTAGTTGGGGAGGGAATTACTACTGCATTAATAACTGATCATCCTTATAATTCAATAGACTGTTTAAGGTCAATTGCTTCAATTGCTGAAGGGGAAGGGTTATCTCACAAAGATGCTTTAAAAGCAATAACCATAAATGCTGCAGAAATTATAAATTGTGGAGATAGATTAGGAAAAATTGAAGCTGGTTATGATGCAGATATAGTAGTTTATGATATGGAGCCACTAGATATTAAATCAAAAGTGAAATATACAATAATAGATGGAACTGTAGTATACGATGCAAAAGAGCAAAAAAAATAA
- a CDS encoding GIY-YIG nuclease family protein, with protein sequence MNLKEKIKELPSTPGVYLMKDSLNNIIYVGKSKNLKSRVGSYFQNSKSHSPKVIKLVQNLKDFDYILTDTEFEAFMLECKLIKEIKPRYNRLMKSPNSYSYIKININDKYPNLELSQSVTTDDGNIYLGPYKNKNTLEKCINNLKDFYKIQCSYNSRKGSACLNYSLGLCMGMCIDKLSREEYMITINKIINLLNNEDKSIIYELESSMNTASENFDFENAAKYRDYLTSVNYLINKVKVIEYTKENKNIVLLEPLNSEKVKIFLISGTEILYSYIGKLDNFDELKENMKNYIHSYFNSEILSSSIQIGRDEIDQTEIIYSYVKNKSNNCRYIVISEKWLASKNITLINEAINMLIKGEC encoded by the coding sequence TTGAATTTAAAAGAAAAAATAAAAGAACTTCCTTCAACTCCTGGTGTTTATCTAATGAAGGATTCTTTAAATAATATAATTTATGTTGGTAAATCTAAAAACTTAAAAAGCAGAGTTGGGTCATATTTTCAAAATTCAAAGTCTCATTCACCAAAAGTTATAAAATTAGTTCAAAACTTAAAAGATTTTGATTATATTCTTACTGATACAGAATTCGAAGCTTTTATGCTTGAATGTAAACTTATTAAAGAAATTAAACCAAGATATAATAGATTAATGAAAAGTCCAAATTCTTATTCATATATAAAAATAAATATTAACGATAAATACCCTAACCTAGAACTTTCTCAAAGCGTTACTACAGATGATGGGAATATTTATTTGGGGCCTTACAAAAATAAAAATACCCTTGAAAAATGTATTAATAATCTTAAAGATTTTTACAAAATACAATGCTCGTACAATTCAAGAAAAGGTTCTGCTTGTTTAAATTATTCCTTAGGTTTATGTATGGGAATGTGTATAGATAAACTTTCAAGAGAAGAATACATGATTACAATTAACAAAATTATTAATCTTCTAAATAATGAAGATAAAAGTATTATTTATGAACTAGAGTCTAGTATGAACACAGCATCCGAAAACTTTGATTTTGAGAATGCCGCAAAATATAGAGATTATCTAACTTCTGTAAATTACCTAATAAATAAAGTTAAAGTTATTGAATATACAAAAGAAAATAAAAATATTGTTTTACTCGAGCCATTAAATAGTGAAAAAGTCAAAATCTTTCTCATTAGTGGAACTGAAATATTGTATAGCTATATAGGTAAGTTGGATAATTTTGATGAGTTAAAAGAAAATATGAAAAATTATATTCATTCTTACTTTAATTCTGAAATACTAAGCTCCTCAATACAAATTGGACGAGATGAAATTGATCAGACTGAAATTATTTATTCTTATGTAAAAAATAAATCAAATAACTGTAGATACATTGTAATCTCAGAAAAATGGTTAGCTTCTAAAAATATCACATTAATTAATGAAGCAATTAATATGCTAATTAAAGGTGAATGCTAG
- the amrA gene encoding AmmeMemoRadiSam system protein A, whose translation MSISGTYLLPHPPIVIPEVGKGEEKKISDTSDNFQKISKEIAEKKPNTIIIITPHGVMFQDAISLSYEDDISGDLKDFRVPDVSMKLKINKELTNKIYELAYSEGISSVMATNTLLNKYNSSVNLDHGAMVPLYFINKYYGDYKLVHITYSALSDIDLYRFGICINKAVEELNEDCILIASGDLSHKLKEEGPYGFDAAGEKFDKEFLHCLHMGDVKGVFNIDKGTVCNAGECGRRSIAILLGTLDEKKFIGDLLSYEGTFGVGYGIMKFNIIADGPSKLQELEELKNKAYENINNQKDPYVKLARESLTSYLKTGKELKIIPDYVTDEMKDKKRGVFVSLKKHGELRGCIGTIFPITINIAEEIIRNAISAGINDPRFYSVEEEELLDINFSVDVLTEPERATIDELDPKEYGVIVKSKGRTGLLLPDLEGVNTVEEQLAIALDKAGIDYDEDYEIQKFKVIRHKEE comes from the coding sequence GTGAGTATAAGTGGAACATATTTATTACCACATCCGCCAATTGTAATTCCAGAGGTGGGAAAAGGTGAAGAAAAGAAAATAAGTGATACAAGTGACAATTTTCAAAAAATAAGTAAAGAAATAGCTGAAAAAAAGCCGAATACAATTATTATCATAACTCCTCATGGAGTAATGTTTCAAGATGCCATTTCACTAAGTTATGAAGATGATATAAGTGGGGATTTAAAAGACTTTCGTGTACCTGATGTTTCAATGAAATTAAAAATAAATAAGGAACTCACAAATAAGATATACGAACTTGCATATAGTGAAGGGATATCATCAGTTATGGCTACTAATACTTTGTTAAATAAATACAATTCTTCAGTGAATCTAGACCATGGAGCCATGGTTCCATTATATTTCATAAATAAGTATTATGGAGACTATAAACTTGTGCATATAACCTATTCAGCATTAAGTGATATAGATCTATATAGATTTGGAATTTGCATAAATAAAGCAGTAGAGGAATTAAATGAAGATTGTATCTTAATAGCTAGTGGTGATTTATCTCATAAACTAAAGGAAGAGGGACCTTATGGGTTTGATGCAGCAGGTGAGAAATTTGATAAAGAATTTCTTCATTGTCTGCATATGGGCGATGTAAAGGGTGTTTTTAATATAGATAAAGGAACTGTATGTAATGCTGGAGAATGTGGTAGAAGGTCTATTGCAATCCTGCTTGGAACACTAGATGAAAAGAAGTTTATTGGTGATTTATTGAGTTATGAGGGAACATTTGGAGTAGGATATGGAATAATGAAATTTAATATTATAGCAGATGGACCATCAAAATTACAAGAATTAGAGGAATTAAAGAATAAAGCTTATGAAAATATTAATAATCAAAAGGATCCGTATGTTAAACTTGCAAGAGAAAGTTTGACTTCATATTTAAAAACAGGAAAAGAACTTAAAATTATCCCTGATTATGTTACAGATGAAATGAAAGATAAAAAACGAGGAGTGTTTGTATCATTAAAAAAACACGGAGAACTAAGAGGATGTATAGGGACTATATTTCCAATAACAATTAATATTGCAGAAGAAATAATTCGTAACGCTATTTCTGCAGGTATAAATGATCCAAGATTTTATTCAGTTGAAGAAGAGGAATTATTAGATATAAATTTTTCAGTAGATGTACTTACAGAACCAGAAAGAGCTACAATAGATGAATTAGATCCAAAGGAATATGGGGTTATTGTGAAATCTAAAGGAAGAACAGGACTTTTGCTACCAGACTTAGAAGGAGTGAATACTGTAGAAGAACAGCTAGCTATTGCATTAGATAAGGCAGGAATAGATTATGATGAGGATTATGAGATACAAAAATTTAAGGTAATTAGACATAAAGAAGAATAG
- a CDS encoding TetR/AcrR family transcriptional regulator, whose translation MEDINETRILKIAHTLFNARGYRNVTVQDLASELGMSKKTIYQYYDGKEAIATAVIKNTEEKITNYIKKAQLKQEHPLLALRETLTSVVNDSLNLSPLFLRDIKKYLPILAEEYGKLRGEGKKVLENFLKKAHEMGLIKDIPLHLVMELLHESLHALIKPEFLNQNNFLKTDVINTYVDIFLSGISVKQTEG comes from the coding sequence TTGGAAGATATTAATGAAACTAGAATTTTGAAAATTGCTCATACTCTATTTAACGCCCGCGGATACAGAAACGTAACTGTTCAAGACTTAGCTAGTGAACTAGGAATGAGTAAAAAAACAATATATCAATATTATGATGGTAAAGAAGCTATTGCAACAGCCGTCATTAAAAATACTGAAGAGAAAATCACTAATTATATAAAAAAAGCTCAATTAAAGCAAGAGCATCCTTTACTTGCTCTTAGGGAAACCTTAACAAGTGTAGTTAATGATTCTCTAAATCTAAGTCCTTTATTTCTAAGGGATATAAAAAAATATCTTCCTATTCTAGCTGAGGAATATGGTAAACTTCGTGGAGAAGGTAAGAAGGTTCTTGAAAACTTTTTAAAAAAAGCTCATGAAATGGGTCTAATAAAAGACATACCTCTACATTTAGTAATGGAACTTCTACATGAATCATTACATGCACTTATTAAACCTGAATTTCTTAATCAAAATAATTTTTTAAAGACAGATGTAATAAATACATATGTAGATATATTCTTAAGTGGAATTTCTGTAAAACAAACTGAAGGTTAA
- a CDS encoding four-helix bundle copper-binding protein, producing the protein MPVAMNIPVNSLISNKNPHQSCIDICSKCAQICNECLNLCLHESDVKSRIDCIRTLQDCAEICTTSACFMSRGSGSIKEICNLCAVICEKCIVECEMHDDEHCKTCANICSQCADECRKVSNM; encoded by the coding sequence ATGCCAGTTGCTATGAATATACCTGTAAATTCTCTTATTTCTAACAAAAACCCTCATCAATCTTGTATTGATATTTGTTCAAAATGTGCACAAATCTGTAATGAATGTCTCAATCTTTGCTTGCATGAATCAGATGTAAAATCTAGGATTGATTGCATTAGAACACTACAAGATTGTGCTGAAATTTGTACAACATCAGCATGTTTTATGTCTAGAGGAAGTGGAAGTATTAAAGAAATATGTAATCTTTGCGCAGTAATATGTGAAAAATGTATAGTTGAATGTGAGATGCATGACGATGAGCATTGCAAAACTTGTGCTAATATTTGCAGCCAATGTGCCGATGAGTGCAGAAAAGTTTCAAATATGTAA
- a CDS encoding 2'-5' RNA ligase family protein: MRYVVVCVVKGKAGYVNDNLRKNIWNKFKAKSSKLPAHFTIKAPFEYEGSINALEELLQEFCEQEKAGPFKLSGYEHFNDRVVYMKVIMSNEGKLMHDRLIEKMSEISYLDFTKKDGKDKIFHVTVASKNLRSKYNEVWNFVNLTPCEFDCLFDNISIFRWEENTWKLHHEFVLQR; encoded by the coding sequence ATGAGATACGTAGTTGTTTGTGTTGTAAAAGGGAAAGCAGGGTACGTTAACGATAATTTGAGGAAAAATATATGGAATAAGTTTAAAGCAAAATCATCAAAGCTCCCAGCTCACTTTACTATAAAAGCACCTTTTGAATATGAGGGGAGTATTAATGCTCTAGAAGAGTTACTTCAAGAGTTCTGTGAACAAGAAAAAGCAGGTCCTTTTAAGCTAAGTGGGTACGAACATTTTAATGATAGGGTAGTATATATGAAGGTAATTATGTCTAACGAAGGTAAGCTTATGCATGATAGGCTGATTGAAAAGATGAGTGAAATTTCATATCTAGACTTTACTAAAAAAGATGGAAAAGATAAGATTTTTCATGTTACAGTAGCTTCAAAAAATCTACGATCTAAATATAATGAAGTCTGGAATTTTGTTAATTTAACTCCATGTGAATTTGATTGCTTGTTTGATAATATTTCTATTTTTAGATGGGAAGAAAACACTTGGAAACTACATCATGAATTTGTTTTACAAAGATAA
- a CDS encoding GNAT family N-acetyltransferase translates to MLLFDKCLESDAIILKDIALRAFEEDRIKYGAIPPNIDTVEWHISKVQDGMYYKIIREDKIIGAFKLYEVDKEHFRLGALFIDPEYHNEGIGSEAIDFIEKKYSHIKKWSLDTPYKNFRNQYFYEKHGYVKVGEYKPLENNPMLLFEYNKEKKRDIEKVVRKYFKSWIDRDECALSEVFSEEVIYFESYGPVYNGLAEIQKWFRDWNKRGRVIAWEIKNIVVAENSVICEWYFKNEFDGKLDSFNGVSWINFDKCNKIIQLKEFASTIPNYLPYRNKEIYYE, encoded by the coding sequence ATGTTATTGTTTGACAAGTGTTTAGAATCGGATGCTATTATCTTAAAAGATATTGCATTAAGAGCCTTTGAAGAAGATAGGATTAAATATGGAGCTATACCACCAAATATAGATACGGTAGAGTGGCATATATCAAAAGTTCAAGATGGGATGTACTATAAAATTATAAGAGAAGATAAGATAATTGGTGCATTTAAATTGTATGAAGTTGATAAAGAACACTTTAGGTTAGGTGCATTATTTATTGATCCAGAGTATCATAATGAGGGTATTGGTAGCGAGGCAATAGACTTTATAGAAAAGAAATATTCTCATATAAAGAAATGGTCCTTAGATACACCTTATAAAAATTTTAGAAATCAATATTTCTATGAAAAACATGGGTATGTAAAGGTGGGAGAGTATAAGCCTTTAGAAAATAATCCTATGCTTTTATTCGAATATAATAAAGAAAAGAAAAGAGACATTGAAAAAGTTGTTAGGAAATACTTTAAGTCATGGATAGATAGGGATGAATGTGCACTAAGTGAAGTGTTCTCTGAAGAGGTAATATACTTTGAATCTTATGGTCCTGTATATAATGGATTAGCAGAAATACAAAAGTGGTTTAGAGATTGGAATAAACGGGGCCGAGTAATAGCTTGGGAAATAAAAAATATTGTTGTTGCTGAAAATTCAGTAATATGTGAATGGTATTTTAAAAATGAATTTGATGGAAAACTAGATTCCTTCAATGGAGTATCTTGGATAAACTTTGATAAGTGTAATAAAATAATTCAGCTTAAGGAATTTGCATCGACTATTCCAAATTATTTGCCTTATAGAAATAAAGAAATTTATTATGAATAA
- the tlp gene encoding small acid-soluble spore protein Tlp, producing the protein MKNKPDDRSDNVERIQHNISNTIRNCELADEMIEETDDPHTKEVLSAKNERREEALKGMRKEIRDEAINEEIGLNK; encoded by the coding sequence ATGAAGAATAAACCTGATGATAGAAGTGATAATGTAGAGAGAATTCAGCATAATATTAGTAATACAATAAGAAACTGTGAGCTTGCTGATGAGATGATAGAAGAAACTGATGATCCACATACAAAAGAGGTATTATCAGCTAAAAATGAAAGAAGAGAAGAAGCTTTAAAAGGAATGAGAAAAGAAATAAGAGATGAAGCAATAAATGAGGAAATAGGTTTAAACAAATAA